A region from the Canis lupus dingo isolate Sandy chromosome 9, ASM325472v2, whole genome shotgun sequence genome encodes:
- the DDX5 gene encoding probable ATP-dependent RNA helicase DDX5 yields MSGYSSDRDRGRDRGFGAPRFGGSRAGPLSGKKFGNPGEKLVKKKWNLDELPKFEKNFYQEHPDLARRTAQEVETYRRSKEITVRGHNCPKPVLNFYEANFPANVMDVIARQNFTEPTAIQAQGWPVALSGLDMVGVAQTGSGKTLSYLLPAIVHINHQPFLERGDGPICLVLAPTRELAQQVQQVAAEYCRACRLKSTCIYGGAPKGPQIRDLERGVEICIATPGRLIDFLECGKTNLRRTTYLVLDEADRMLDMGFEPQIRKIVDQIRPDRQTLMWSATWPKEVRQLAEDFLKDYIHINIGALELSANHNILQIVDVCHDVEKDEKLIRLMEEIMSEKENKTIVFVETKRRCDELTRKMRRDGWPAMGIHGDKSQQERDWVLNEFKHGKAPILIATDVASRGLDVEDVKFVINYDYPNSSEDYIHRIGRTARSTKTGTAYTFFTPNNIKQVSDLISVLREANQAINPKLLQLVEDRGSGRSRGRGGMKDDRRDRYSAGKRGGFNTFRDRENYDRGYSSLLKRDFGAKTQNGVYSAANYTNGSFGSNFVSAGIQTSFRTGNPTGTYQNGYDSTQQYGSNVPNMHNGMNQQAYAYPATAAAPMIGYPMPTGYSQ; encoded by the exons ATGTCGGGTTATTCGAGTGACCGAGACCGCGGCCGGGATCGAGG gttTGGTGCACCTCGATTTGGGGGAAGTAGGGCAGGGCCCCTATCTGGAAAGAAGTTTGGAAACCCTGGGGAGAAATTAGTCAAAAAGAAGTGGAATCTTGATGAGCTGCCCAAATTTGAGAAGAATTTTTATCAAGAACACCCTGATTTGGCTAGGCGCACAGCA caAGAGGTGGAGACATACAGAAGGAGTAAGGAAATTACGGTTAGAGGTCACAACTGCCCAAAGCCAGTTCTGAATTTTTATGAAGCAAACTTCCCTG CAAATGTAATGGATGTGATTGCAAGACAGAATTTTACTGAACCCACTGCAATTCAAGCTCAGGGATGGCCCGTTGCTCTAAGTGGTTTGGATATGGTTGGAGTAGCACAGACTGGATCCGGGAAAACATTGTCT TATTTGCTGCCTGCTATCGTCCATATCAATCATCAGCCATTCCTAGAGAGAGGTGATGGGCCTATt tGCTTGGTGCTGGCACCAACTCGGGAACTGGCCCAACAGGTACAGCAAGTCGCTGCTGAATACTGTAGAGCATGTCGATTGAAGTCCACTTGCATCTATGGTGGTGCTCCTAAGGGACCACAGATTCGTGATTTGGAGAGAG GTGTGGAAATCTGTATTGCAACACCTGGAAGACTGATTGATTTTTTAGAGTGTGGGAAAACCAATCTGAGAAGAACCACCTACCTTGTCCTTGATGAAGCAGATAGAATGCTTGATATGGGCTTTGAACCCCAAATAAGGAAGATTGTGGATCAGATAAGA CCTGATAGGCAAACCCTAATGTGGAGTGCAACTTGGCCAAAAGAAGTAAGACAGCTTGCTGAAGATTTCCTGAAAGACTACATTCATATAAACATTGGTGCACTGGAACTGAGTGCAAATCACAACATTCTTCAGATTGTGGATGTATGTCATGACGTAGAAAAGGATGAAAA actTATTCGTCTAATGGAAGAGATCATGAGTGAGAAGGAGAATAAAACCATTGTTTTTGTTGAAACCAAAAGAAGATGTGATGAGCTTACTAGAAAAATGAGGAGAGACGG GTGGCCCGCCATGGGTATCCATGGTGACAAGAGTCAACAGGAACGTGACTGGGTTCTAAATG AATTCAAACATGGAAAAGCTCCTATTCTGATTGCTACAGATGTGGCCTCCAGAGGGCTAG ATGTGGAAGATGTGAAATTTGTCATCAATTATGACTACCCTAACTCCTCAGAGGATTATATTCATCGAATTGGAAGAACTGCTCGCAGTACCAAAACAGGCACAGCATACACTTTCTTTACACCTAATAACATAAAGCAAGTGAGCGACCTTATCTCTGTGCTTCGTGAAGCTAATCAAGCAATTAATCCAAAGTTGCTTCAGTTGGTCGAAGACAGAGGTTCAG gtcGTTCCAGGGGTAGAGGAGGCATGAAGGATGACCGTCGGGACAGATACTCTGCGGGCAAAAGGGGTGGCTTTAATACCTTTAGAGACAGGGAAAATTATGACAGAGGTTACTCTAGTCTGCTTAAGAGAGATTTTGGGGCAAAAACTCAGAATGGTGTTTACAGTGCTGCAAATTACACCAATGGGAGCTTTGGAAGTAATTTTGTGTCTGCTGGTATACAGACCAGTTTTAGGACTGGTAATCCAACAGGGACTTACCAGAATGGTTACGATAGCACTCAGCAATATGGAAGTAATGTTCCCAATATGCACAATGGTATGAACCAACAGGCATATGCATATCCTGCTACTGCAGCTGCGCCTATGATTGGTTATCCAATGCCAACAGGATATTCTCAATAA
- the POLG2 gene encoding DNA polymerase subunit gamma-2, mitochondrial isoform X4: MRSGAAVRACRKVCRCLLSGFGGRVDGGPPELSVEGSGSLGVPLRSHAEPPGGSEPPEAPESGEGSQELVEICRRRHFFSGSKRQLSQHSLLNGCHSGFGPLGIELRKNLAAEWWSSVVVVREQVFPVDALHHEPGPTLPGDSAFRLVSAETLREILQDKELSKEQLVAFLENLLKTSGKLRENLLHGALEHYVSCLDLVNKRLPYGLAQIGVCFHPVSDTKQTPDGVKRIGEKTEASLVWFTSARTAGQWLDFWLRHRLLWWRKFAMSPSNFSSSDCQDEEGRKGNQLYYNFPWGKEPIETLWNLGDHELLHMYPGNESQLHGRDGRKNVVPYVLSINGNLDRGVLAYLYDSFQLTENSFTRKKNLHRKVLKLHPCLAPVKVALDVGRGPTVELRQVCQGLFNELLENGISVWPGYMETVQSSLEQLYSKLCFRREFKTEEAANGDQVTNFMASKT, from the exons ATGCGTTCTGGTGCGGCGGTCAGGGCCTGCCGGAAAGTCTGCAGGTGCCTGTTGTCTGGGTTTGGGGGTCGAGTGGACGGAGGGCCGCCCGAGCTGTCGGTGGAAGGGAGCGGCTCCCTCGGAGTGCCCCTGAGGTCGCACGCAGAGCCGCCCGGGGGGAGCGAGCCGCCCGAAGCCCCCGAGTCCGGTGAGGGGAGCCAGGAGCTGGTAGAGATCTGTCGGAGAAGGCATTTCTTCAGCGGCAGCAAGCGGCAGCTTAGCCAACATTCTCTTCTGAACGGGTGCCACTCCGGCTTTGGCCCCTTGGGCATAGAGTTGCGGAAGAACCTGGCAGCAGAATGGTGGTCCTCGGTGGTGGTGGTCAGGGAGCAGGTCTTCCCGGTGGATGCCCTCCATCACGAGCCTGGCCCTACGCTGCCCGGGGACAGTGCCTTCAGGTTAGTTTCAGCAGAAACTCTACGTGAAATCTTGCAAGACAAAGAGCTGAGTAAGGAACAGCTAGTAGCATTTCTTGAGAACTTATTAAAAACTTCTGGGAAACTACGGGAGAACCTTCTTCACG GTGCTTTGGAGCACTATGTTAGTTGCCTGGATCTGGTAAACAAGAGGCTACCTTACGGCCTTGCTCAGATTGGAGTATGTTTTCATCCTGTTTCTGATACTAAGCAGACACCTGATGGTgttaaaag AATCggtgagaagactgaggcttCACTGGTTTGGTTTACTTCAGCAAGAACTGCAGGCCAGTGGCTTGATTTCTGGTTACGTCATCGACTCCTGTGGTGGAGAAAG TTTGCCATGAGTCCATCTAACTTCAGCAGCAGCGATTGTCAGGATGAAGAGGGACGAAAAGGAAACCAGCTTTACTACAATTTCCCCTGGGGAAAGGAGCCAATAGAGACCCTATGGAATCTAGGAGACCATGAACTTTTACACATGTATCCTGGAAATGAGTCTCAATTACAC ggccgaGATGGACGGAAAAATGTAGTTCCATATGTTTTATCTATTAATGGCAATCTAGACCGAGGTGTGCTGGCTTACCTCTATGATTCTTTCCAGCTAACGGAGAACTCCTTTACAAGAAAGAAGAATCTTCATAGAAAG GTACTTAAACTTCACCCTTGTTTAGCCCCTGTTAAGGTTGCTTTGGATGTGGGAAGAGGCCCAACAGTGGAACTAAGACAG gTTTGTCAAGGGTTATTTAATGAATTACTAGAAAATGGTATTTCTGTGTGGCCTGGTTATATGGAAACTGTGCAGTCCTCATTGGAACAACTTTATTCAAA
- the POLG2 gene encoding DNA polymerase subunit gamma-2, mitochondrial isoform X3 — MRSGAAVRACRKVCRCLLSGFGGRVDGGPPELSVEGSGSLGVPLRSHAEPPGGSEPPEAPESGEGSQELVEICRRRHFFSGSKRQLSQHSLLNGCHSGFGPLGIELRKNLAAEWWSSVVVVREQVFPVDALHHEPGPTLPGDSAFRLVSAETLREILQDKELSKEQLVAFLENLLKTSGKLRENLLHGALEHYVSCLDLVNKRLPYGLAQIGVCFHPVSDTKQTPDGVKRIGEKTEASLVWFTSARTAGQWLDFWLRHRLLWWRKFAMSPSNFSSSDCQDEEGRKGNQLYYNFPWGKEPIETLWNLGDHELLHMYPGNESQLHGRDGRKNVVPYVLSINGNLDRGVLAYLYDSFQLTENSFTRKKNLHRKVLKLHPCLAPVKVALDVGRGPTVELRQVCQGLFNELLENGISVWPGYMETVQSSLEQLYSKYDEMSILFTVLITETTLENGLIHLRNRDTTMKEMMHISKVKGFLIKYISSAKNV, encoded by the exons ATGCGTTCTGGTGCGGCGGTCAGGGCCTGCCGGAAAGTCTGCAGGTGCCTGTTGTCTGGGTTTGGGGGTCGAGTGGACGGAGGGCCGCCCGAGCTGTCGGTGGAAGGGAGCGGCTCCCTCGGAGTGCCCCTGAGGTCGCACGCAGAGCCGCCCGGGGGGAGCGAGCCGCCCGAAGCCCCCGAGTCCGGTGAGGGGAGCCAGGAGCTGGTAGAGATCTGTCGGAGAAGGCATTTCTTCAGCGGCAGCAAGCGGCAGCTTAGCCAACATTCTCTTCTGAACGGGTGCCACTCCGGCTTTGGCCCCTTGGGCATAGAGTTGCGGAAGAACCTGGCAGCAGAATGGTGGTCCTCGGTGGTGGTGGTCAGGGAGCAGGTCTTCCCGGTGGATGCCCTCCATCACGAGCCTGGCCCTACGCTGCCCGGGGACAGTGCCTTCAGGTTAGTTTCAGCAGAAACTCTACGTGAAATCTTGCAAGACAAAGAGCTGAGTAAGGAACAGCTAGTAGCATTTCTTGAGAACTTATTAAAAACTTCTGGGAAACTACGGGAGAACCTTCTTCACG GTGCTTTGGAGCACTATGTTAGTTGCCTGGATCTGGTAAACAAGAGGCTACCTTACGGCCTTGCTCAGATTGGAGTATGTTTTCATCCTGTTTCTGATACTAAGCAGACACCTGATGGTgttaaaag AATCggtgagaagactgaggcttCACTGGTTTGGTTTACTTCAGCAAGAACTGCAGGCCAGTGGCTTGATTTCTGGTTACGTCATCGACTCCTGTGGTGGAGAAAG TTTGCCATGAGTCCATCTAACTTCAGCAGCAGCGATTGTCAGGATGAAGAGGGACGAAAAGGAAACCAGCTTTACTACAATTTCCCCTGGGGAAAGGAGCCAATAGAGACCCTATGGAATCTAGGAGACCATGAACTTTTACACATGTATCCTGGAAATGAGTCTCAATTACAC ggccgaGATGGACGGAAAAATGTAGTTCCATATGTTTTATCTATTAATGGCAATCTAGACCGAGGTGTGCTGGCTTACCTCTATGATTCTTTCCAGCTAACGGAGAACTCCTTTACAAGAAAGAAGAATCTTCATAGAAAG GTACTTAAACTTCACCCTTGTTTAGCCCCTGTTAAGGTTGCTTTGGATGTGGGAAGAGGCCCAACAGTGGAACTAAGACAG gTTTGTCAAGGGTTATTTAATGAATTACTAGAAAATGGTATTTCTGTGTGGCCTGGTTATATGGAAACTGTGCAGTCCTCATTGGAACAACTTTATTCAAA ATATGATGAAATGAGTATCCTGTTCACAGTTTTGATTACTGAAACTACTTTGGAGAATGGGTTAATACATCTGAGAAATAGAGATACCACAATGAAGGAAATGATGCATATATCCAAAGTAAAAGGCTTTTTAATCAAGTACATATCATCAGCTAAGAATGTATAG
- the POLG2 gene encoding DNA polymerase subunit gamma-2, mitochondrial isoform X5, with translation MRSGAAVRACRKVCRCLLSGFGGRVDGGPPELSVEGSGSLGVPLRSHAEPPGGSEPPEAPESGEGSQELVEICRRRHFFSGSKRQLSQHSLLNGCHSGFGPLGIELRKNLAAEWWSSVVVVREQVFPVDALHHEPGPTLPGDSAFRLVSAETLREILQDKELSKEQLVAFLENLLKTSGKLRENLLHGALEHYVSCLDLVNKRLPYGLAQIGVCFHPVSDTKQTPDGVKRIGEKTEASLVWFTSARTAGQWLDFWLRHRLLWWRKFAMSPSNFSSSDCQDEEGRKGNQLYYNFPWGKEPIETLWNLGDHELLHMYPGNESQLHGRDGRKNVVPYVLSINGNLDRGVLAYLYDSFQLTENSFTRKKNLHRKVLKLHPCLAPVKVALDVGRGPTVELRQVCQGLFNELLENGISVWPGYMETVQSSLEQLYSKNPWGSILDRAAPGNSGLREQLWEQ, from the exons ATGCGTTCTGGTGCGGCGGTCAGGGCCTGCCGGAAAGTCTGCAGGTGCCTGTTGTCTGGGTTTGGGGGTCGAGTGGACGGAGGGCCGCCCGAGCTGTCGGTGGAAGGGAGCGGCTCCCTCGGAGTGCCCCTGAGGTCGCACGCAGAGCCGCCCGGGGGGAGCGAGCCGCCCGAAGCCCCCGAGTCCGGTGAGGGGAGCCAGGAGCTGGTAGAGATCTGTCGGAGAAGGCATTTCTTCAGCGGCAGCAAGCGGCAGCTTAGCCAACATTCTCTTCTGAACGGGTGCCACTCCGGCTTTGGCCCCTTGGGCATAGAGTTGCGGAAGAACCTGGCAGCAGAATGGTGGTCCTCGGTGGTGGTGGTCAGGGAGCAGGTCTTCCCGGTGGATGCCCTCCATCACGAGCCTGGCCCTACGCTGCCCGGGGACAGTGCCTTCAGGTTAGTTTCAGCAGAAACTCTACGTGAAATCTTGCAAGACAAAGAGCTGAGTAAGGAACAGCTAGTAGCATTTCTTGAGAACTTATTAAAAACTTCTGGGAAACTACGGGAGAACCTTCTTCACG GTGCTTTGGAGCACTATGTTAGTTGCCTGGATCTGGTAAACAAGAGGCTACCTTACGGCCTTGCTCAGATTGGAGTATGTTTTCATCCTGTTTCTGATACTAAGCAGACACCTGATGGTgttaaaag AATCggtgagaagactgaggcttCACTGGTTTGGTTTACTTCAGCAAGAACTGCAGGCCAGTGGCTTGATTTCTGGTTACGTCATCGACTCCTGTGGTGGAGAAAG TTTGCCATGAGTCCATCTAACTTCAGCAGCAGCGATTGTCAGGATGAAGAGGGACGAAAAGGAAACCAGCTTTACTACAATTTCCCCTGGGGAAAGGAGCCAATAGAGACCCTATGGAATCTAGGAGACCATGAACTTTTACACATGTATCCTGGAAATGAGTCTCAATTACAC ggccgaGATGGACGGAAAAATGTAGTTCCATATGTTTTATCTATTAATGGCAATCTAGACCGAGGTGTGCTGGCTTACCTCTATGATTCTTTCCAGCTAACGGAGAACTCCTTTACAAGAAAGAAGAATCTTCATAGAAAG GTACTTAAACTTCACCCTTGTTTAGCCCCTGTTAAGGTTGCTTTGGATGTGGGAAGAGGCCCAACAGTGGAACTAAGACAG gTTTGTCAAGGGTTATTTAATGAATTACTAGAAAATGGTATTTCTGTGTGGCCTGGTTATATGGAAACTGTGCAGTCCTCATTGGAACAACTTTATTCAAA